In a single window of the Dreissena polymorpha isolate Duluth1 chromosome 3, UMN_Dpol_1.0, whole genome shotgun sequence genome:
- the LOC127872418 gene encoding uncharacterized protein LOC127872418, whose amino-acid sequence MDHLETSTQDCFIDVIPGLLKWARISVEEDCEQVKDTSFRILDYCSIKAVKGMDKYLKDLMDLMFLSEEYQYLSPLIMKLYPDNPNDVHASLPNLFDKYPMLKDNDQMMVMDLLVTVSTTHPDAFTDQQIKSLVDWHLDASEESDRYLLMIFRNISMKRPRKLVPHLRSFLKPQKRGHVRHWFLNEKLYIIGNVGVCDKTLAEESMDFMVSSFGFHDPGIVEVITSMIATLMKASKQYMHKYRKHVEKLEKNGTTPYIKNGARHILNILDGKVIEEVFDDVQETKETVNVIDKKVNATIGTVITIGEKVVEHDKDISKLQTEVDTLDERVDDVEDDLGETKVKVEAIDNKTMTNAPKWSRDLTKLMNPTSSADWRLLAQRLQYNNDDIRGWAQQNDPCMAVLSEWYATHKTSEATKAILKILEDMNRMDAVVIVENAMKGSEGVVEDEEFEYASPPPIFLSYQWGMQEEVKLLKQHLLMAGFECWMDIGQMGGGDKLFNKIDDGIRAAKVVISCTTEKYAQSPNCNREVNLAVNLGKSIIPLLMEKMDWPPKGSMGPIFSEYLFIRFFQRNGEETKESDQRYWPLSKFNELLMQIHLHIVPDERIVTIEYKNWWNPIMQAVVIDKNKGKGKPTQAKSSAETKTKDASDKSPLVFLSYQWDRQPQVLLLYQRLRSLGYSVWMDIHQMGGGDSLYDKIDRGLRGCKVIVSCVTPKYSLSANCRSEVSLADALKKPIIPLLLEEMKWPPGGPMSMVFTELLFINMYKDPNTQKTWSGPKFDELIQKLQEHIPSLTAVVSVTTADTKPSNGNAPNKTDPKATQANAQPDKAKPTQKGSHSDSKSGQSKGFTNKWEDKLASPKPTESSLKANPTKPLSEKSREKTDQSNDGSTGNSKSLEAPHKETETKLKVNPTESSPEKSKDTSQSKDSSTGKAKSLEASLKATENKPKANQTNSSPIMSKETSQSKSSSPGKSTSLEKLPKTTENTPNANPTNPSSEMSQETGRSKSCVLL is encoded by the exons ATGGAC CACCTAGAGACGAGTACCCAAGACTGTTTCATTGATGTAATACCGGGTTTGCTCAAGTGGGCCAGGATTTCAGTGGAGGAGGATTGTGAACAAGTCAAAGATACCAGTTTCCGCATCCTCGATTACTGTTCTATTAAGGCGGTGAAAGGCATGGACAAATATCTCAAAGATCTAATGGACCTCATGTTTCTGAGTGAAGAATATCAATATCTGTCTC CATTGATAATGAAGCTGTACCCAGACAACCCAAATGATGTCCATGCAAGTCTCCCGAATCTGTTTGACAAGTACCCGATGCTTAAGGACAACGACCAAATGATGGTTATGGACCTGTTGGTGACTGTTTCGACCACGCATCCAGAT gcATTTACAGATCAGCAGATAAAGAGTTTGGTTGATTGGCACCTTGATGCTTCTGAGGAGTCGGACAGATATCTACTAATGATATTTCGTAATATATCAATGAAACGACCCAGAAAATTGGTTCCCCACTTAAGGTCATTTTTAAAACCACAAAAAAGGGGCCATGTAAGACACTGGTTTCTCAATGAGAAACTGTACATCATTGGAAATGTCGGCGTTTGTGACAAG ACTCTTGCAGAAGAATCAATGGACTTTATGGTTTCCAGTTTCGGATTTCACGACCCGGGTATTGTAGAGGTCATAACTTCAATGATTGCGACGCTTATGAAAGCCAGCAAGCAATATATGCACAAGTATAGGAAACACGTTGAAAAGCTCGAGAAAAATGGAACAACACCCTATATTAAAAATGGAGCCAGGCACATACTCAACATACTGGACGGCAAAGT AATTGAAGAGGTGTTTGATGACGTCCAAGAAACCAAGGAAACGGTTAACGTGATTGACAAGAAAGTTAATGCTACAATAGGTACAGTTATAACAATCGGCGAAAAAGTCGTTGAACACGATAAAGATATATCCAAACTGCAAACAGAAGTTGATACTCTGGATGAAAGAGTTGACGATGTGGAGGATGACCTTGGTGAGACAAAAGTAAAGGTCGAAGCAATCGATAATAAG aCTATGACAAATGCACCTAAGTGGTCACGAGACCTGACAAAGCTAATGAACCCGACTAGTAGCGCAGATTGGCGTTTACTTGCGCAGAGACTGCAGTACAACAATGATGATATCAGGGGCTGGGCGCAACAGAATGATCCGTGTATGGCCGTCCTCAGCGAATGGTATGCAACTCATAAAACAAGCGAAGCAACCAAGGCAATTCTAAAGATTCTGGAGGACATGAACAGAATGGACGCTGTTGTTATTGTGGAGAATGCAATGAAAGGAAGtg AGGGTGTTGTGGAAGACGAAGAATTTGAATATGCCAGTCCGCCGCCAATATTCCTGAGCTATCAGTGGGGGATGCAAGAAGAGGTTAAACtactaaaacaacatttattgatGGCTGGTTTTGAATGTTGGATGGACATTGGTCAAATGGGAGGAGGggacaaattgtttaacaaaatcGATGACGGAATCAGAGCAGCCAAAGTGGTCATATCGTGCACGACAGAAAAATATGCACAATCGCCGAACTGCAACAGGGAG GTAAACTTGGCCGTAAACCTTGGTAAATCAATAATTCCTCTCTTGATGGAAAAGATGGACTGGCCCCCTAAAGGATCAATGGGGCCAATCTTCAGTGAATACCTGTTCATCAGGTTCTTCCAAAGAAATGGAGAGGAGACCAAAGAGTCGGATCAAAGATACTGGCCGTTGTCGAAGTTCAATGAGCTTTTGATGCAGATTCATCTGCACATTGTACCAGATGAAAGAATTGTTACAATAG agtACAAAAACTGGTGGAATCCAATAATGCAGGCGGTAGTTATTGATAAAAACAAAGGAAAAGGAAAACCAACTCAAGCAAAGTCTAGTGCAGAAACCAAA ACAAAAGATGCTTCAGACAAATCGCCGTTAGTATTCCTGTCCTACCAATGGGATCGACAGCCCCAGGTGTTGTTGCTGTATCAACGTTTGAGGTCACTCGGATACTCAGTATGGATGGATATTCACCAGATGGGAGGCGGCGACTCACTCTATGACAAAATAGACAGAGGTCTGAGAGGATGTAAGGTAATCGTGTCCTGTGTAACGCCGAAGTATTCACTGTCAGCCAACTGTAGGAGTGAGGTAAGCCTTGCAGACGCTCTCAAGAAGCCAATCATTCCATTGCTGCTGGAGGAAATGAAATGGCCTCCGGGTGGTCCAATGAGCATGGTTTTCACGGAACTGCTTTTTATCAACATGTATAAAGATCCGAATACACAGAAAACTTGGTCTGGTCCAAAATTTGACGAACTTATACAAAAACTTCAAGAACACATTCCAAGCCTAACGGCAGTCGTAAGCGTCACTACAGCAGATACAAAACCTTCAAACGGAAATGCACCAAACAAAACAGATCCGAAGGCAACCCAAGCGAATGCTCAACCGGACAAGGCAAAGCCAACTCAAAAAGGTTCGCATTCAGATTCTAAAAGCGGACAGTCAAAAGGCTTTACAAACAAGTGGGAAGACAAACTCGCATCGCCTAAACCAACAGAGAGTAGTCTAAAGGCAAACCCAACCAAACCGTTATCTGAAAAGTCACGAGAGAAGACAGACCAATCGAACGACGGTTCCACAGGCAATTCTAAATCACTGGAGGCACCGCATAAAGAAACAGAGACTAAACTAAAGGTAAATCCAACTGAATCGTCGcctgaaaagtcaaaagataCGAGCCAATCGAAAGACAGTTCCACAGGCAAAGCTAAATCACTTGAGGCATCGCTTAAAGCAACAGAGAATAAGCCAAAGGCAAATCAAACCAATTCGTCGCCTATAATGTCGAAGGAGACTAGCCAATCGAAAAGTAGTTCACCAGGCAAATCTACATCACTTGAGAAATTGCCTAAAACAACAGAGAATACACCAAATGCGAATCCAACCAATCCATCGTCTGAAATGTCACAAGAGACAGGCCGATCTAAATCATGTGTGTTGCTTTAG